AGTTTAAGCAGCAGGTACAGCCATCTCACACTAAGTGCTGCATGCAACCAAATCAGTCATATCTTCCTAAACAGCCTGGAGTTATTTTCTCGGTGAAGGCCTATTGAACAATTCCAGGGGTAGCAGAATTTGGCAGTTTGTCGTTCACTCGTTCAGTTTGGGGCTTTTTGGAGCAGCATTAATATCAGTTATTGATAGTTATCTTTTCTGAAGGCCAAGGCCAAGATCTTGCTGTGTATTGAATAGGACACCTGTTTGCATCAAAATTTTTGCACATATGGAttaacagggcagcagtgtaacatagtggtaaggagcagggcttgtaaccaaaagatcactggtttgattccttgctggagcactgctgctgtacccttgggcaaggtacctaccCCAGAATTTCCCcgtaaatacccagctgcataaatggataaaatataataactaacctatgtaagtcgctctggataagggcgtctgctaatTGACAGTAATGTATCCTAATATAACAGGTTGTGATGATCCCTGGCCATTTTGCCTCAAGTGGTAAAACACTGTTACTGCAGGAGCTAATAATTTAGTCAGCAGGCACTAAAGTCTCTGACATtgtctcagtaaaaaaaaaaaaacaaagtactCAAGTTGGGTGCCATTTAGTTTGTGAACTTGGATAACACTGATATTTTGCCGACATtcgcatttttttttgtcatacgCCCACACGCTCTTCATCTTAaattcagagagcacagccaaGAGAAGCGATGAGTGTTTATTGTGAAAGAGGCTGCAGAGCCGTCCGCACGTCTTGCCTTGTGCTTGTTTCTCGACAGAGCACGGCTCCTGCCTTTACAAAGCGCTGGTTTAACATGCATCACTTACCATCATCTCGcctgattgttattattacctTGTCTCATTAAGATGCGTTTAGCAAGGCACATTCCTACCTCCTGGCCAATTATCGCCACGGCCATGTGTCAGTCTGAGCTCAGCTGTGACTCCAAAcctatttctgtgtctgtctgtgggctCAGCTATGACTCTGTGTCCATCTGCCCAGCCTTCAAGGCGGTACAACACAAGAGCAGTCCTTGTGGCTGCCTGCTTAAAAATCGTCTCGCTTCCCCTTTGAATGGAACAGGTATGATCTCTCACTCTATCAGCCTGTCCTTCGGTTCTTCCTGCATAAAGTCTTAGAACTTGTAGGCTGCGCTGGACATTACTATTTACCCAGCAAGACTCAGGGTGCTTTCTTCTTACCTGCAGGTGGATGTGAGGATGGGCATGTGGGTCTCTGCTTATCTTTCAATAATAAAGAATTTAGCAAcatggctttgtttttaaagGCTATAAAAGTATGTATTTTTCCCCCTGATTATGGCTTTTGAGCTCAGCACTTAAGAGCTTGTGATGCAGGTTTTTGGCCTTTGTTTTTGACACACTGAAGGGAAAACACCAGTGCAGTATCGTTGGCATAACAGGGCTTTACTCTGTATGTGTCCAAGGCTATTCAGGTGCAGTTTCAACTGGTTTCACCTTTGAGAGGAGAGCTTTTAGTGAACTGCTATGTCCATATAGGTTCTGACTCCATATAGGGTCCAGTCTTCTTAGCCATTTACCTCTCATCCTGGCACAAAGATGAGGTGAGAAGCTCCCAAAGAATGCGTTTCAAGGCTGGAGAGTGGCGTATCTCTATATCAGAAAATCAGAAGCAGAATACTGTATTACACGGGCATGCTACGCTCTGCAACCCCCCTTTAACCCCGGCCGGGTGCAGCTCAGGAGAAATGGCGGTACGCTACGTGTCGGTGGAGATGGGCCTTTGTGAAAGAAGATGGGTGAGCCATTTAGAGCATTTCCGAATCGAGTTGTAACCAGCACAGCTCCAACCAGCAGCAACCTGAGTCAAccaaggagggggggggcgtgttCTCAGAGCAGGGAAATAATATTCagcagaaagtgagagagggaaagagagagaggagtagagTTTACAGTGAGATTACAGCAAGctgagcaaaaagaaaaaaaaacatattaacagagagcagagcactgTGGGCGGAATATTCATTTGTATAAGTAGAAGGAATGGAGCTGAATTCagtttggagagagagagggaatcaGACAAGCAGGACAGGAGGCTGTGTGTAGGGGTAGCTCTCAGTCAGGTGTAAGGATACGCCAGCGCTGGCAGAAAGGTGGAGTACAGGTCTGAGGCGTCTCTCCGATTCCCCTGTTGGGGCTGGGGAAGAGAGTGCAGCGTGCgactgaggaggagagaagagaagagaagaggaaaagagaagagaagagaggagaagaaaagagagaagaggagaggagagaaggggtcATCGCGTGTGCAACCACAAGGGCTGTCTGCTTCAGGAGGGAGCAGACCTTGCTTCTCATCCCGCTCTTGCACAAATCCCGTTGGCACGGAAAGTTCCAGCGCCATTTCCCGCCacttcagtctctctccctctctgtctcggTCTGACTCAGGATCGTCTTAGAAGGGAGAAGTCACAGCTGTTAGGAGGGCGAATCCtccattcaaatgcatttttcgGACTGAAGTGTACATTTTGAACGTGGCAGTCTTCATCTCTGCCTTgaggggtgtctgtgtgtgggattCTATGGAAACAAGATTTAGCGAGCACTGATTTCTTGGTAATCGACAATACCCTCAGCCTCAAGTGCAAGGGAGAAGACCTGACCACCCATAACCTTTCAGGGGATAGTAAGACCACCTGaaattttttgtgttgtttctccaaggagaggcagagagacctGAAGCGGGTGAAATTTTCTGGACTGCAAACCCTGCTATTAGAGGCTCCCATCAGGGTGACAGGGTAATAGAGACTTTTGTGCGGATTGCGCACTTGATGTTTGACATGGGGCTTTTTTTCGGGCGGAGTGGGTGAAGACCTACGTCTGGAAGAGAACGCGCTGAACCTGTCCTGCCTGAAGCAGGGGGTCTGGGGATAAGAGcgttgttttggattttttatCCCCAGAGTTCGGAACCAAGGGACCaagctgctgcctctgtgccaGAGCATTGAGGGTGTGAGTCGGATTTCTCCCAGTGAGCATTCGCACAGGGTGAAAATCCATGCATTATAGACCTGGAGTTCTGTGAGTCACATGTATTCAGGAGCAAAAGCGTATAGCACAGGACCTGTTTGGATTATTGCCTTTAAACTCCCCACTGTGGGatttttacatgtgaaatggaattaaaaatattcacaggGCATAAATTTATTACCTGGAGTGGCTGAAATGTGATACTCCTCATCCAGAGAGAGGGCTTTTTGTCATACCATCTGACTTATGAGTCACATTGCCTGTGTGACACATTTTGAAACTAAATGTGACAGCAAACAATTTACAAGTCCACCGTGATCTTTTAGCCTCTCTGAGCCTCCTGCCGACGGTGTCCGCAGAATATGCGCGTGCATCGTCGTGCGCAACGCCGCGGATGTTCTAACAGATGCTGAAACACTCCGCTGTGGTGCATATGTGAATTCTGCACTGTTTCCATGCCCTTGCTCCGTCTGCAGCTCTCGCAGTGGGTACACCCACCACCCGGCAGAGGGAATGAAGCATTTCGCAGCACTTGTATCGCCGCGCCAACCCAGGCCGCCCTCCCAGCAGAGTTTCCATGGTTACTACAATGAATGTTTGAATCCAGCATTGCATTAAGGCCAAGGagttctctcttctctctctctatctctttctttctcccccctttcctttctctctcactcagctctgtctttctctctctggctctctctctgctctctctttttctcgctgtatctctgctctttctctcttgctggTTTGTACATTGAGAGAATACAAGCCTAATTGTTCTAATTCTTCTCTACTCTTAGTAATGGTAAGATTTAGCAGTGATGATGGGTGTAGACGATGTAGCACTTTTGTCACGTCCTTTCTTGTTCACCAAGGTTGTCTCCCCCGGTGCTCCTTGTCAGATATTTTGACGAATAGCTGtgcggtaaaaaaaaaaaacatagcaacGTGGAAACGCAGACCAAGAAAGCTGCTGTTcccaaccacccccaccccacaagcTTTCCTGTTGGAGAGAAAATCAGCACATGGCTCTTTGGCAGCTGTCATTCTGATCAATGGGGGTTGGGTCAAGGTGGGCCAGTGACCAAGCTGGGCTGTCTGTGGAGTTGCTTGTTTTCAGTGGCCAGGCTTCTAAAACGAACATGCGTCCgattttaatgtttgtgttctgaaaatgtgagtgtgtaaaaGAGGGACCAGCAAACATGTCAGCCTGCGATGGAGGGACTGAGGTCCTCAGTGTCGACACCCTTTTTTAAGAGCTCTTGCTGAAGGTGTACATGGCAGAGGCGGACGTGGCGCCGGAGCCCGGCTTGCCTTCCGCCGCACGGACTCGCCGACCGGCACcgtgaggcttgcatgcagcacGCTTTTCCAACCCGGCAGGCAAAGCCCTGGCAGGGAGCCATGAAAAAGTTTGCGTCCAACCGCAGCCTGAGCAAAGTCCTCCAGCAGTGCGAGTCGGCCAGCTCGCCGGAGTACGACGAGATCAAGGCCGTCAAAAAAAGGTGGCGCCCGCGGGTGGGCGGCGCCGCCCACAGGGCCGCGGCCAGGAAGTCCAAAGTGTCGTCCTCACCCTCGCTTTTCTTCACagctcccccgccccccaagAGGGCCCCCAGCACCACCCTGACACTGCGCTCCAAGTCCATGACGGccgagctggaggagctgggtAAGTCACTCCCTCTGCCACCACCCTGTCACGCCTCTGTCATGCCTGTGGTTACCACCCTTCACCCCACTGTCACTGCCCCGGTGCCATCCCTCTATCCCCTCTACCACCCCACTAACACCCCCTGTTGCCCTCTGTTAGTTCTCTAAGTTAGTCAGCTGTCACTCTGAGGGTGAGACAGGCATTGTCCTTGCGTGAATTACGATCCAATGGAAGATTGGTCAAACCCTGCTCTGATTTGACCTGCTCTGTTTCACGGTtattgtgagagagagagagagagagagagagagagagagagtgggcgTATTTCCCTGCGCTGAACGCTGCACATAAGTAGAGTGGGAAGTGtgtcccccttcctcctccccgcATACCCAGCTGCAGGCGTTGGTCGTCTCCCAGCCGTCAGCACCGTCACTTTCCCATAAGCGGCGGGTGCTGGGGTGCGGTCGCGAAAAACACAGAAGCGTCTGAATGTCTTCTGCGGTGAGCGCGAGTGCCTCATGTCTCAGAACATACGTATCTGTATCTGCATAAGTCATCTGTGATGCGTTCGCTACTAAGACGGAGAATACTTCAAAGTTCAACCGTTATCTGCACTCCCACAACAACCgtgtgttctgtctgtgcagGTCCATTTGTGCATGGGGCAGACTATTGAGATAGTTGTACTGTAgctggaaaaaaagctgaaacttgcattatttttgacatgctcttatatatactgtatatacaagCATTGCTTGTGATAGCAGCCGCCTCTGAATTTACAGAGAGATCATAGTGCACAACTCTCTGCCTTTGAAAGAGATGGCTAATCTGTGATATGAAGCATATTTGCTTTACGCTTGACACCTCCATCATATCATTCATACCTGCAAACAGATGTGCATCAGGGCTACAAAGTAGGCGCAGATTCTGTAATGAGACGTTGATAATTCTGTTGCATGTAATAGTCACAGAATAGTAACAGTATGGTAACAGtggcattgttttgtttctgactACCACATTTCTTGCACGGTCCCGCAGTTCATGTGATGGTCTTTGTAACGTTAGTTAACATCTGTCTGAATGTCTGAAATCAAagctttcttcctttttattcCTTGCAAGCCTCCgcaagaaggagaagagggggTGAGTTGTGTCCAGATGCTACAATCATCCCTGACACCGCAGGCTTAGAtgatttcaatatttaaaaccCGTCGATAATTTAAACGGTGTTGATTAGGGTTGGAATGTGGGCAAGTTCTCGTGCCCTTGTCACCTCATTGGCTGTGACGCAAGTTATCGCCGCggtagttttgttgtttgtcgAAGCATGCGCAGTTTGCGGCGCAGGGCGGGGGGACTGTCCCCAGATCAGGACGTGTGCTCCTCTCTCCGCTGCCTGCAGAAAGACTGGACGAGATGCTGGCCTCCCAGGAGCCCGTGCTGCGGGCGCAGGTGGCGGAGGCCGACTACAGAGCCGCCACGGTGAAGCAGCGCCCCACAAGCAGGAGAATCACACAAGCCGAGATCAGCGTAAGGCGCTGCCAGTcaccacactgaaaaacacactgcatcacGTTGTATCATGCTCtataatactgtacaatacCACATGTAAAGCTACAACACTGTATAATACTACATCATGCTCTACCGTACTGTacaacactgtaaaatattgtaTCATACTCTataacagtgtttctcaaccctctcctggagtaccccctgccctgcatgttttagatctctccctgctccaacacagctgattcaaatgatcagtttgttattaagcagcttcaggagttcataacaagttgatcatttgaatcagctgtgttgaagcagggagagatttaaaacatgcagggcagggggtactccaggagagggttgagaaacactgctctataATACTGCATAGCACTGGATTTCACTCTGTAATACTGTATGATACTGTATCATGCTCTACCATACTCTGCTATACTGTTTAAGACTGTATTAATACTGTGTTATACTCTATAATGCTGCATAACACTGCATTCAACTCGATAACACTACTACGTCATGATGTACCATAATCTGCAATGCTGCATAACACCAAATTAGACTGCACACCACTGTATGTTACAATATCATGCTGTACCATACTCTTCAATGCCGTATGCTACTGTATCACACTGTAACACATTCAACAATACTGTATAATACCGGATTAAACTCAACAACACTGTATGATACAATATCATTGTGTATAACACTGTACCATGTCCCGACCCCCCTCAACAACATACAGATCCTATTGATATTCTGGGGCTTTGGAATATGTTGGGAGTCCTAGAAGCAAAGTCAGCATTGTGTCAGAGTCTTGGATGGGAAAACCGCTGGGTTCCTGCTGCTGTTATGTTTATACTGTTCTTTGGTCTCTTTTATTATTGTGTGTAATGTAGTCACTGTTCGAGCGTCAGGGAATGGTTGCACATGGTGGACTGGCCCCTAGCTTGGAGAAGGCTCATATACAGCTGCCAAAAGGAATGTCCAGGACCAAGTCTTTTGGTAATTGatatttttccccttgtttttgCTGCTGTCTTAACATTTGATTTTTCCATCAATGCATGATGGAGATTGTTTAGAGAGATTGTCTAGAGATTGTCTAGCTTAATTTCTAGAGTCTTCAAAGTCCAGTGTGCTCTGAAGTGACCCATGGTGTTTTCAGTAGTGGCATCAGTTTCAGTCAGCTTAAAGGACAATGATGACCTGATGTGCCACATGTCTTCTTTGTTATACTGTCGGGTTCTGACTGAGTAGTTAGTTTGTGGATCAGTGGGGTGTCCGAGGATCCTTCTTTTCCTAATGCAATTCATATTTGCTAGGGGCAACAGAAGAGGACAGGTTATCGGCTTTGGTGGGAGAAGCAAGGTTTCCAAGGAGTTCGTCGATGACAGACAGCCTCAGAGACAGTCACAgcatccctccccctccccaaaccgCACCTCCTCCGCCCCCATCCCCTTACTACCAGGACACGGGTCTGCCCCCGGCTTtctgccccccgccccctccggGGCGGGCCCACGATCAGAGCCGCTCCAGCTTTAAGCCCGGTGTCGAGGCCAAGGTGCACGGTCTGACGCAGGTGGTGGGCGGGGCGGAAATGTACGAGCCGCCTCGGCCCTCGGCCCATGCCGAGCGGCAGAAGAAGGCCCGCTCCATGATCATCCTCCAGGACTCCTCCCACCTGCCCGTGGAGCCCACCGACATCCCGCGGCTCGGGCCCTCCTCCACGCCCCCGGAGAAGATCAAGCGGAAAGGCAGGGTCATCGACAACCCCTACGCCAACGTGGGCCAGTTCAGCATCGGCCTCTACACCCCCACCAAGCCCCAGCGCAAGAAGAGCCCGCTGGtgaagcagctgcaggtggaggatGCGCAGGAGAGGGCGTCGCTGGCCCTGGCCTCGGCCCACGCCAGGGAGCACTCCCCGACGGGCCGCATCCCCCACACGAGCCGGGCCGAGTACTaccagcagcagcttctgcagGACCGTGCCCGGGCGCAGGCGGAGGAGGGGAAAGGCCCCGTCACCACCACCATCCTGGGGGCCGTGAGGGACCGGGAGAGGcggctgcaggagaggaggaaatcCACAGTCTTCCTGTCGGTGGGCACCATGGAGGGCAGTGCCACCGCCCCCGAGATGCCCTCCCTGACGCAGTCCCGCTCCATCGACGAGCGGCTGCTCAGTAGGGAGCTGGGCCAGCTgccgccccccgcccccgcgcTCCGCCCCTCCCTGGGCGGGACCACCTTCATCCACCCCCTGACCGGGAAGCCCCTGGACCCCAACTCGCCGTTGGCACTTGCGCTGGCCGCAAGGGAGCGAGCGCTGACGTCCCAGAGCCAGTCGCCCGCTGGCAGCCCGGAGTCCAGGACTAAGCACGAGTCGCCAGGGCCTTTGTTCGTGGACACCCAGACCAAAGAGGCGGAGCGATCGGAGGCGGAGGGCGAACTGATGACTCCGGCCTATTCCCCGGGAGCTAAGGGAAGCTACGGACCCGCCACAGGTGTGTCGGCGGCGTCCCCCAAGAGCCAGTGGGGGAGCCCGACGGCCCTTCACAAAGACATGGAGACCAGGATGgaaaagaaggaggagaggaagcaggaggaCAAGAAGAGCATGATCATCAGCATCATGGACACTTCTCAGCAGAAGACCGCTGGCCTTATCATGGTCCATGCGACGAGCAACGGGCAAGCAGTGGAGCTGGGTCTGGAGGAGCCCTCCGTGTCACCCGCGGGGACGCCGACCGAACCCGCCAAGCCCACCCTGGCCGAGATTAAGCGCGGCCAGTCGCCCAGCCCCGAGGCCACGGCCGGCCCGCCACAGGCTGGCCCAGCGGGCGAGAAGACGCTGGCCCAGGGCAGCTCGGAGGAGGACGTGGAGCCCTACACGGTCACCCTCCCGCCCGCCCTGCTGTCCTCCAGCGACGAGGAGACGCGGGAGGAGCTCCGAAAGATCGGGGTGGTGCCGCCGCCGGATGAGTTCGCCAACGGCCTGCTGGTGACGTCGGCGGGTGTGCCCGTCCCCCAGCTGGCTAAACTGGCCGCGCCTTCCGCCTCAAcccaagcagcagcagcagcagcagcagcagcacacccTCCGGCTAGTGGAACACCCTCAGGGAAGCCTTCAGACACCCACCTGGTGCCCGAGTCTGCAGCCGACTCAGGGGTGGAGGAGGTCGACGTCCGCAGCTCCAGTGACCACCACCTGGAGACCACGAGCACCATCTCCACCGTCTCCAGCATGTCCACCCTGTCGTCGGAGAGCGGCGAGCCCATGGACACCTACAGCTCCTACGCCGATGGGCAGACTTTTATACTCGACAAGCCGCCAGTGCCTCCAAAGCCAAAACTCAAGTCCCAGCTCAGCAAGGGGCCGGTGACCTTCAGGGACCCTCTATTGAAGCAGTCCTCGGATAGCGAGCTCCTCTCCCAGCAACACGCGGCTGCGCTGGCCGCCGCCGCCGGCGCCGGCCGACCCCGCTACCTCTTCCAGAGAAGGTCCAAGCTTTGGGGGGACCCCGTGGAGACGCGGCCGCCGCCGGGGCCCGAGGACGGCAAGCCCACTGTGATCGGGGAGCTGAGCTCCAGGCTCCAACAGCTCAACAAGGACACACGCTCCCTGGGGGAGGAGCCCATCGGAGCCTCGCTCGACCCCGGGAGGAAGTCTCCTGTGGCAGGAGCAAGGTAAGAGGAGCATATTCGCATCCATGCCCGCCTTACCCCCAGTCTGTGAGAATTGTGGGAACATGAATAATTTACCACTATCCGCATAAGTTCAGCATTGCTGAATGCCACCAAAGGCCTACTTCATTGTTTCTGTCCTCAGCCCTTGACCAGTGTTTTCTATTTCATGGCTAAGGGCCAAATGTcttttttgcagctgtattgtggttatttctgacTACACATATCAGACAAAACAATACCTTTGGAGGTTTTATATGACAGAGTCAATTATAGTCAGCTATAGTCAGTTATTACTATAAATGTAAAGGTTACAGAGAAGGCAGTGCATCATAATGGTTGCTCAAAGACATGTTATGTCAGTTATTTATAGTGCCATGACATTTTATTGGTGCTGTGAATTGAGTATTGATGAAGTGTTATGAATGCCTAGTCTGATTTAGCACTTAATGATCATAGCTG
The sequence above is a segment of the Megalops cyprinoides isolate fMegCyp1 chromosome 23, fMegCyp1.pri, whole genome shotgun sequence genome. Coding sequences within it:
- the LOC118770124 gene encoding SH3 and multiple ankyrin repeat domains protein 3-like isoform X3 gives rise to the protein MANLKKFMEYVQQRNIEKVIKFLEKGLDPNFHDPETGECPLTMAAQMEGCAELIKVLKSGGAHLDFRTRDGITALHKAVRTKNHTALITLLDLGASPDYKDSRGLSPLYHSSMVGGDPYCCELLLHDHAQVGCMDENGWQEIHQACRHGHVQHLEHLLFYGADMSAQNASGNTALHVCALYNQDSCARVLLFRGANKEIKNYNSQTAFQVAIIAGNFDLAEIIKIHKASDVVPFRETPTYTNRRRVTGAGTLTSPRSLLRSASDNNLNADGRAPSHSPVPSLRSLPPLAGGPGGEAADSSLQSTGSSRSSHSRSPSLHRVQEEADKLSLRRHARGRLSPSTVQREPSPPPQPPTLIGPRGPKRKLYSAVPGRTFIVVKPYTPQGEGEIQLNRGERVKVLSIGEGGFWEGSVKGRTGWFPADCVEEVQMRQYDPRLETREDRTKRLFRHYTVGSYDNFTSYSDYIIEEKNAVLQKKENEGFGFVLRGAKAETPIEEFTPTPAFPALQYLESVDVEGVAWRAGLRTGDFLIEVNGVNVVKVGHKQVVSLIRQGGNHLLMKVVSVTRKPESEEVVRKKAPPPPKRAPSTTLTLRSKSMTAELEELASARRRRGERLDEMLASQEPVLRAQVAEADYRAATVKQRPTSRRITQAEISSLFERQGMVAHGGLAPSLEKAHIQLPKGMSRTKSFGATEEDRLSALVGEARFPRSSSMTDSLRDSHSIPPPPQTAPPPPPSPYYQDTGLPPAFCPPPPPGRAHDQSRSSFKPGVEAKVHGLTQVVGGAEMYEPPRPSAHAERQKKARSMIILQDSSHLPVEPTDIPRLGPSSTPPEKIKRKGRVIDNPYANVGQFSIGLYTPTKPQRKKSPLVKQLQVEDAQERASLALASAHAREHSPTGRIPHTSRAEYYQQQLLQDRARAQAEEGKGPVTTTILGAVRDRERRLQERRKSTVFLSVGTMEGSATAPEMPSLTQSRSIDERLLSRELGQLPPPAPALRPSLGGTTFIHPLTGKPLDPNSPLALALAARERALTSQSQSPAGSPESRTKHESPGPLFVDTQTKEAERSEAEGELMTPAYSPGAKGSYGPATGVSAASPKSQWGSPTALHKDMETRMEKKEERKQEDKKSMIISIMDTSQQKTAGLIMVHATSNGQAVELGLEEPSVSPAGTPTEPAKPTLAEIKRGQSPSPEATAGPPQAGPAGEKTLAQGSSEEDVEPYTVTLPPALLSSSDEETREELRKIGVVPPPDEFANGLLVTSAGVPVPQLAKLAAPSASTQAAAAAAAAAHPPASGTPSGKPSDTHLVPESAADSGVEEVDVRSSSDHHLETTSTISTVSSMSTLSSESGEPMDTYSSYADGQTFILDKPPVPPKPKLKSQLSKGPVTFRDPLLKQSSDSELLSQQHAAALAAAAGAGRPRYLFQRRSKLWGDPVETRPPPGPEDGKPTVIGELSSRLQQLNKDTRSLGEEPIGASLDPGRKSPVAGARLFSSLGELHTISQRSYGTTYTIRPGSRYPVTRRTPSPGKGSPDRTDPLGPIRGYGLATSPTAPPTILKSSSLSIPHEPKEVRFVMRSASARSRSPSPSPSPSLGSPLLTLRPFHQKPLHMWNKYDVGDWLESINLGEHRDRFQDHEIEGSHLPALTKDDFAELGVTRVGHRMNIERALKQLLES